A genomic window from Silene latifolia isolate original U9 population chromosome Y, ASM4854445v1, whole genome shotgun sequence includes:
- the LOC141631053 gene encoding uncharacterized protein LOC141631053: protein MKNAVRGSWVVMGDFNNVLAMNERIGSEVTDVEVRDFQECVDYCGLCDIPAQGAFFTWTNKHEIGDLKFSRIDRTLVNDSWLLEFPNTITIYHPEGVFDHCPCTLQLNSEVRNQNRSFKYFNMWGKDPNFHNIVQGRWSDQLYGYKMFQLVKKLKFLKQPLKELNRTGYANIETTAQVALKHLHSVQMQLQGDPTNVDLQQAVKVADILYKDRGQALRSFLAQKAKAHWMRDGDDNTHYFHSVIKARRMQNRILGIYEMDGQNHTTSTDIEAAFVKYYKHILGT from the coding sequence ATGAAGAATGCTGTTAGAGGTTCCTGGGTTGTTATGGGTGACTTTAACAACGTGCTAGCTATGAATGAGAGAATTGGATCAGAGGTTACTGATGTTGAGGTTAGGGATTTCCAGGAGTGTGTTGATTATTGTGGGTTATGTGATATTCCTGCTCAAGGAGCTTTTTTCACATGGACAAACAAACATGAGATTGGGGACTTAAAATTCAGTAGAATTGACAGAACTCTTGTCAATGACAGCTGGTTACTTGAGTTTCCTAATACTATTACAATTTATCATCCTGAGGGTGTGTTTGATCATTGTCCGTGCACTTTGCAGCTCAATTCTGAAGTCAGGAATCAGAATAGATCATTTAAGTACTTTAACATGTGGGGGAAGGACCCTAACTTCCATAATATTGTTCAAGGTAGGTGGAGTGATCAGTTGTATGGGTATAAAATGTTTCAGCTTGTAAAGAAACTTAAGTTTCTGAAACAACCTTTGAAAGAGCTTAACAGAACTGGTTATGCCAACATTGAGACCACTGCTCAGGTTGCATTGAAACATCTTCACAGTGTTCAGATGCAGCTGCAGGGTGATCCTACTAATGTTGATCTGCAGCAGGCAGTTAAGGTTGCTGATATCCTCTATAAGGATCGTGGGCAAGCTTTGAGAAGTTTTCTTGCTCAAAAAGCTAAAGCACATTGGATGAGGGATGGAGATGATAATACTCATTACTTCCACAGTGTCATTAAAGCTCGTAGGATGCAGAATAGGATCCTGGGAATTTATGAAATGGATGGTCAGAATCACACTACCTCGACTGATATTGAAGCTGCTTTTGTAAAATACTATAAGCATATCCTAGGTACATAA